In Sorghum bicolor cultivar BTx623 chromosome 10, Sorghum_bicolor_NCBIv3, whole genome shotgun sequence, one genomic interval encodes:
- the LOC8072834 gene encoding aspartyl protease family protein At5g10770 — protein sequence MGMGLLPLLAACCSLLLTVAASARDTTSVCASQISDFPHRNSSGLHLTLHHPQSPCSPAPLPSDLPFSTVLTHDDARAAHLASRLATTSNAPSRRPTTSLRKPKAAAGASGGPLDDSLASVPLTPGTSVGVGNYVTELGLGTPATSYAMVVDTGSSLTWLQCSPCVVSCHRQVGPLYDPRASSTYATVPCSASQCDELQAATLNPSACSVRNVCIYQASYGDSSFSVGYLSRDTVSFGSGSYPNFYYGCGQDNEGLFGRSAGLIGLARNKLSLLYQLAPSLGYSFSYCLPTPASTGYLSIGPYTSGHYSYTPMASSSLDASLYFVTLSGMSVGGSPLAVSPAEYSSLPTIIDSGTVITRLPTAVYTALSKAVAAAMVGVQSAPAFSILDTCFQGQASQLRVPAVAMAFAGGATLKLATQNVLIDVDDSTTCLAFAPTDSTTIIGNTQQQTFSVVYDVAQSRIGFAAGGCS from the exons ATGGGCATGGGGTTGCTTCCTCTTCTTGCTGCCTGCTGCTCCCTCCTGCTCACGGTTGCAGCTTCTGCCCGGGACACCACCAGCGTCTGCGCTTCGCAAATCAGCG atttccCGCACCGGAACAGCTCGGGCCTCCACCTGACGCTGCACCACCCGCAGAGCCCCTGCTCGCCGGCGCCGCTCCCGTCCGACCTCCCCTTCTCCACAGTACTCACCCACGACGATGCGCGCGCCGCTCACCTCGCCTCGCGTCTCGCCACCACCAGTAACGCGCCGTCCCGCCGCCCGACGACGTCGCTCCGCAAGCCGAAGGCCGCCGCCGGTGCTTCCGGCGGCCCGCTCGACGACTCCCTGGCCTCCGTGCCACTCACGCCTGGAACGTCCGTGGGCGTGGGGAACTACGTCACCGAGCTCGGCCTCGGCACGCCGGCCACCTCCTACGCCATGGTCGTCGACACGGGCTCGTCGCTCACCTGGCTGCAGTGCTCGCCCTGCGTCGTTTCTTGCCACCGCCAGGTGGGCCCACTCTACGACCCCAGGGCGTCCAGCACCTACGCCACCGTACCCTGCTCGGCGTCGCAGTGCGACGAGCTCCAGGCCGCCACGCTCAACCCGTCCGCCTGCTCCGTCAGAAACGTCTGCATCTACCAGGCCAGCTACGGCGACAGCTCCTTCTCCGTCGGCTACCTCAGCAGGGACACCGTCTCCTTCGGCTCCGGCAGCTACCCGAACTTCTACTACGGCTGCGGCCAGGACAACGAGGGCCTCTTCGGCCGCTCCGCGGGACTCATCGGCCTCGCGCGCAACAAGCTCTCGCTGCTCTACCAGCTCGCGCCCAGCCTCGGCTACTCCTTCTCCTACTGCCTCCCGACGCCGGCGTCGACGGGGTACCTCTCCATCGGGCCCTACACCTCTGGGCACTACTCGTACAcgcccatggcctcgagctctctCGACGCCTCGCTCTACTTCGTCACCCTGTCCGGGATGTCGGTCGGCGGGAGCCCGCTCGCGGTCTCGCCGGCGGAGTACAGCAGCCTGCCCACGATCATAGACTCGGGCACGGTGATCACGCGCCTGCCGACGGCCGTGTACACGGCGCTGAGcaaggcggtggcggcggccatGGTAGGGGTGCAGAGCGCGCCGGCGTTctccatcctggacacgtgcttcCAGGGCCAGGCGTCGCAGCTGCGCGTGCCGGCCGTGGCCATGGCGTTCGCCGGCGGCGCCACCCTCAAGCTGGCGACGCAGAACGTTCTCATAGACGTGGACGACTCCACGACGTGCCTGGCGTTTGCGCCCACCGACAGCACGACCATCATCGGCAACACGCAGCAGCAGACGTTCAGCGTCGTGTATGACGTCGCGCAATCCAGGATCGGTTTTGCGGCAGGCGGTTGCAGCTGA